ACGACGCAGATAGCGCCACCGTCGCTTGTCCAGAAATGGACCGGGTTTCCACCCGTGGAAGACATGGCTGGGGCACAAGAACACGACGCCCCCAACAAGGAAAACGGCGCCCACAGGCGTCGCCGTCGCCAAGGCTTTCGCCCGAGGTGCCCCTAGCACAAACGTCGAGCCAAGATGCCGTACCGTAGCCTGTCGCCCCCATCGTCGTCACCACCATCCCGCAGAAGCCCCTCTAGAGGGGCATCGACGCGCCGGCTGCTTACAGCAGCCGCACAGCTGCGTCGCCCGCCACCCCCTCCGACCGGGCAACATGCAGAGGTGGACTTACCCTGCCACGTGCGTCACCCTGCCGCACGCCGAAGCCGTCGCCAGCTGTCGTCGCCGGCACAAGCACCCGCCGTCGACGCTGCCGACCTCCGCTAGCCACCGACAGGCGCATGCCCCACCTCGGGCACCGTCCCCTGCCCTGGGGGCACCGGATCTGGCCATCAGGGCGGCAGACCCAGTGACCCCGGCTGGCGCCGCCACCTTCACGCCAAGGCCGAGGAGGAAAGGGGGAAGcggaggaggaagaaagggcccCCGCCACCACCCGCCGCCTGCATGGGCACTGCCCAGCGCCGCAACTGCAGCAGGCGGCCCCGCCGAGCCCCATGCGGCTCGCGCGAGGGCACGCCCCGCCGCCCCGCCACTGCGCACGCCGCCACCAAGCGCGAGGAAGATACCCGGCCCTGGGCGACGCAGCCGCCACCACGGGCGCCGAACCCGCGGAACCGCGGCGTCTTGGAGgagtcgccgccaccgccgcccagcGCGCGCCTAGGCGCGGCCCGCCGGAGATCCGCGAGAATCCGGCCGACGGACCGCCGGATCCAGACGCCGAAGCGAGGAGGCTGGCCGCTGGAGACGCCGGCGCCACCCCCTGCCCCAACGACCACGCCGAGCCCCAGGACGCGAGCCCGTCCCCAACCGTCGCAGCCACCACCGCGAAGAAgagcctcgccgccgccctcACGGCAAGCTGCACGGCCATGCCGGCGGCCTGCTCCGGCGACGGCGCGGctggagagagggagggaagggagagaggcgGCTAGGGTACGGGTCGCCTCCCGTGTCGCCTGCGTGGGGGCGACGCGGGGGCTGGAAAAAAAAGGATGATTAGGGTGTGCATGCCTAAAATTCAATGGGTGTGCATTGAAACTTAACTACTCCCCCAGGTTCGACAACGGTCTCTGGACATCTACCATCGATCATAAAACTGGGACCGGTCTGTTGATGGTAGTAGATAACTGGGAGGGAAGAGAGGTCAGATGAGCTGGTGGAAACAGGAGAACGTTGATGTCAGAATAAATCTATTGTCGTCGAACTGCAGCTCaggtttctttattttattctgaGCTTGTACGTCCAAATTTTGGAATCCTGCAAATATTTTCTTAAGTCCACTACGAAAAAAACAATAGATGAGAAGGGAAATTTATTTTAAAGATGAGATCAACAGAGACAACAATGCTTCAATACAATGTCACATCTCGAATTGAAAGAAAGATAACTGGAGAGGCAGTTATTGACTTATTTGTTGCCAGAAAGATAGATTTCGAAAGGATCCTAGTTTCAAAGAAAATTGATGTCATATATATTGATGCTGGAGCAGGTTTTACTTCTTCTTGGACACCGATTTCTCCTTGGAAGGATCATGCTTCATGCATGCTGGGAAGGGGAGACCTGAAATTTCATATAGGATATTAGCACCCCAGAAAGATAGCATAAACTGTGGTTCTACCGATGTTAGGATATTTAAGTAAAAGCCTTAgttaaattaataaaaaaaattgatGGCAGCAAGTTACAAAATGAACGCTGATATAGTTTGGTCCCTAATGAAAGGAATGCTATTGCGCTTGACAAAAGAGATGAAAGCATTTAGTCATTGAGTTTAACATGTGTCTCCGCTTCTATACAAATTCTCAGTGTAACCAACGAAGTTCGGGTTGTTTGAGTTGTGAGCCTTTGCAACAATAAAAACAAAGAAACTTTTCTTGAATATAAACATATATAACAGAACATAAGGGAATTAGGTGATTGAACAGAGACCATGGGTGTAACGATGTCTCAAGTGTTCATACCTGCTCAAAAATTGGTACAAATTTCCCACTGAGCTTATCAACAATATCTACTATGGAAGGCCTCTTTTTACGGTCAACCTCCACACACTTCAACCCAATCAGAATGCATGTTTTTACTTGGTTGAGGCCATTTGCATCTAGTGATAGGTACTTGTATATTATTTGCTCATCTGTCTTCCAGTTTTGATGTACCTACAGAATAAGTTTTAATCATTAGTGATAATGTATTAACTGAATGCATGGAAAGATTCAAAAAATAGATGTTTCAACCAAGCAATGCTGTCTTACATCGTCGACAAATTTCCTTGCAGCTCTGTCTTCAGGACCCGCATAGTTCTTCACTCCAGTCGCGATCTCAATAATAAACATGCCTAAACTATATATGTCTGACATGGTGGATATTTCGCCCCTGTATAGATATTCCGGAGTCATGTATCCACTGCAACAGTTTATCAAAGAATCAAATGTCGTTTGCTTTATATAATTTGGAGGGAAATCATGTTTCACTGTTTGTTTCGACTTACTTATGTCCCTTAACATTGACTGTGTACGTCCGGGTCTTCTCTTGTCCAAAGAGTCTCGAGAGACCAAAATCGGCTATTTTTGGCACCCAATTATCATCCAACCATATGGAGTTAGGCACAAGATTCATGTGAACAAGGGAGCCGTCCAATTCCTTATTATTATGAAGGAAATGTAGACCCTGGCAGATCCCCTTAATTATTTTGAATCTTGTGTCCCAGTCAATTGAACTAATGTCCGCTGAAGAAGTACAAAGTAAAGAAAGTACTAATGAATTGTAAGTATCTAAGATAGTATTCTCCAAAAGTGTGTATTACTTACAGTAGTAGCAATAAATGAATATTGAAAATTATTTGTCTTTTGACAATAAATGAATTGCATAGTGGAGAAAGAAAGACAAGCATGTTGGATAGTTCATTACATACCATCAAGGTACTTGTCCAGACTTCCCTTAGGTAGATATTCGTAGCATAGACAGATTTCGGTCATTTCAACAATTACATATCTTCCATTATGCTGAATCACTTTCTTCTGTGCTTCATGGCAGTAGTGAACCAGCTCTACTATATTTTGGTGTTTAAGTGCCATAAGGTTTGTAACCTCAGTTGCAAATGTCATGCCAGATGGCACTGGTGCGTTTTCAGCAAGCCTCTTGACAGCAATCATGCGCCCCCCTTCTGGAAGAACCCCCTGTTTAATTAACCTCAGCTCCTCCATGGATCGTTAGTAAAACGGTTTTGTATGTAAGAGATTTTTTGAGGTGTAAATGTTAGGGTCCACTCGCACCTTATAAACTGTTCCAAAAACAGAATGACCAACTTCTCGCTCAGGAGAGAAATCTCTGGTAATTTCCTTCATAAAGGTCGTCGGTAGGTTTGTTGGTAATGTACTGTCAAGAGACTCTGCTGGCTCGCCATCTCTGATAACTGAGGTAGCTATATGTATAAGACCTGCTGCAAATCAAGTCTTCTAAAACACCCAAAGAAGCAAGGAAATTTGCTCAATCGCACGTGGCAAGAACATGATTGTTCTTCTGAAACCATTCGAAAGAAACCATGCTTTCATTGCTTTTAGACTCACAAGGTGAAAAGGGGGACTGAACTGAATTTGTACATAAACAGCATAATCACAGGCACAACATTTAATTCGCACTACATTTGATTATAGTATAAGCAAACTTTTTTTTACAAATAAGCAAACTCGTAGGAGAGCTAACCTGGATAAGAACACTTGGAGGATACTTGCTGCAGGGACCAACAATTGAAGGAGCACTAACCAAAGGAGGCTGAGGTTCTGAGACGGATGCCTCAATTATTGCTGCAGGGCccgttcggatggtatggttTTGGAgcaatttggatggtttggaggaatttgtgagaggaaaacactcttccggatgaaaaaaaaaaacggatcaagccgggtttaagggcacgcgaacggggccaatgtaGGAGTATAAAGAAAGCAGAGAGAAGCTAGGTACCAACCGTGTACAAAGACAAGTTGACTTGACCAAGATGCCCAATGAGTCCGTCGACCGTAGCTCGGTTGGCTCGTTCCTTGTGGTTGGAACGGCCGGGGAATCGACCCAGAGGCCTCACCTCGGAGATGTCTTTGTCTACAGCCTCTGTCGCATGAAGTGACAAAGAAATTGCAACACGCTCGTTGCCTACGGAGCCTTGATGGTTCTGGTGATCTAAGAAGGACGCGGTGAATTGCAACACGCTCGTTGCCTACGGAGCCTTGATGTTCCGGTGATCTCAAGAAGGACGCAATCTTCTGATCTATGTGTAGTTGTAGGTCTAGTTATGCACGCATGGTGTAAGTGTGGTGTGTCTGGGTAGCGTGAGCGTATGTTTGTACATAAACAAGATACTACATGTGTACCCGGATAGAGGATTCAAAAAAACAATGACAATACGCGAGATCGTCACGCGCTTTGGTGACGCACTGACGCAGGGTTCGTAGTATGAACCATGAACCTTGCATTGCTATGTACACGTATCTGAACGCCACATTGAAGATTTCCATAACTGATGTGTACTGAGCTCAGACATTTTTCACTTGCTATGTACTGGATCACACAACCTTCCTCGTAATCAAAATGAAGACTGACATATTTTTTTGTGATGCCAGTTTCAACTTGTTGATCCCTCTGTTTATTAAAGAAAAACACGGCTTGTACATTCTAGTTGCCTGAAAACTTGAAGTAAGCAACCACTGTGTGGAAGCAGAATGTGAGAGAtggtttcctcaaaaaaaaaaaaaaaagaatatgaGAGATGGTTTGAGAACACAAAATTCTCGAATTTTCTGTGAACAaaaatacctattcaattaataATGAATTCATTAGGCTAATGCACAAAGGCATCGCTCATAAACGAGTTATGGTTTGGATAGGCACCAGGTGtgtttagttttattaattttctcATTGATAAAAAAAACAACCACAAATCTAGGTCATTTAGGACATCAACACGCTGAACTTTGACTAGCAGCATCTATGAAAATACAATATCTAAAAACATTATAGGTAAGGAAAGTACCTTTCATTACAACAAAAAGAAGGAAAATACCTTTTGGGATAACATAAAACTTTTACTTTCAATCTATCCAGTTCTCTGTACATTAATAGCCAAACTCAAAAAAACTGACTGAGAAATTCTAAAACAACATGAGTAGAAAATGATTGATACAGCCGAAGAAAAAATCAACACTTTCACAAGATCCTTTTCTTACAAACTGTAGTATAAAATTTAAGTAGCATATTTCACCGCAGCCAAGTTCTTGAATTCTGCTTACTGCAATAATACAGAAAGCATATGTTTCAGTATTCACTGCCCTGATGACTGCATCCTCACTTCATCGAGTGCTACAATGAAAGGGAAATGCCATATAGTGTTCATTGTTTCGTCCAGTGGAGGCCTCAGTCGACGGAACAACTTCCTCCAGCTTCAAAGCGGGTTTGCTTCCATGGCCAGCAAATTGGTCCTCCAATTTTTTCCTTAGGTTCTCATTTTTAGAACCAATAACTCGCACATCCTAAAGTTTCGAGAGATGATTTAACCCATCAAACTGCAGCTGCGATCCATTATTACAGCAGCCAGCCGTGAGCAACTCAAGGTTTTTCATGGTTCGTGATCCAAAAGTTAAATGCAAGTTGGATGCGCTAGCAATCTCGAGGATCTTAATGTTTTTATAACTGTGATCCTCTTCACCCTCTACCACCACATTAAAGTTGATATTACCATCATGAGGTGGCTTGACACGAAAACGTAGAACACATAGTTGTTGTAGATCCCCAAGGACTTTCATGTCATTGTTCGACAATGTGTCCAACTCCAGATTTAACTTTTTGAGGTTGTAAAGCTCCTTGATCCACCTGGGCAATTTTTCTACATGACCGTACAGCTTTAGGCTCTGAAGTTCATTTGCAAACACAGGGACGACCATGTAATCTAAACAATTTTGACTGTCGTTCCTGAGCCACACTGCCAAGGACTCTAGGCGGGAGTGACATGAGACGGCAGAACAGAACACCTTGCCATTTTTCCTGCTTACCCCAGACACTCCAAGTTTGTGCAGTTGGGTGAGATTCTTGAGCTCTTTCAGGATGCCTTTGCCCCCTGCTGAACCAACATTGATCACTCCAAGTGTATGCAAAGCGGTCAGTTTTCCGATCCCAGTCATCACCTTGACACCAACTAGTTGATGGCATCTGCGGAGGTCTGAGAACTTCAATGCTACAGAACGATGCGCTGATGGATCCTCAGGTGAAAACACAGGGCCCGCCCGGATGTATTGCAGCTTCTTTAGCTTAGTGATGGACGCTGGAGTGGTGACTATGCTGGTGTATCTGATATCAAGCATTTGGAGTTGTCCTAGTTGACCCACTGAACTTGGCAGATAGCTTATCTCACTGCATCCCCTCAGAGAAAGGAACTTTAGACGGGGCAGCAACTTTAAGATGTTCTGGAGGTCTTTATTTGTCACACCTGATGCATCCTCAAGATCAAGCACCCGAAGAACCTTCATTCCTTCAGAGATGAAGAACGATTCCCATTGCCCAAACACTGTTAGAGACCTTAGCCTCGAAAAGTCAATTTTCCCAAACACTATCCTATCTCTTGTCCAGCTTTGTTCTATGACAAGGTGCCGTCCTCTGAGCCTACTTGTTGGACTGCAAGTTCCTTTGAGCACAAAGAGCTCAATTGCGGTTGCAATATTTTCTTTCAGAGGTCGTGAGATCATGTACTCACGGAAGATAGCATTGACTTTAAACGAGACCATTCTCATATTTGTGATTGTTGTAAGTGGTGGTGGCTGAATCATTGCCTGGTTAACCAGCCCGGAAAAATGTTCCTCTCCATTCTCATCCGCTGTATAGCTTTCACTATCGGTGGAGTACCCCTCTGCGCCCCACCGCATCACCAAACGCCGCCGCCGAGTGCTGCTGTGTCCAGGGAAAATTAATAGGTATGCAACAAGCTTCCTGAAGTGCATTGGCAAAGCATCGAAGTAGGATTGCATCCAGCTAAATAGACCATGTAAACAATCAGACTCTGGCATGGTCTCCAGGTTGAGCACGAAATTGTCATTCAACATACTGGCCTTTTCTCCCCAATTATAGACTGGGCTCAAAATCTCAGCTAAAGCAACTATTACTTTTGGAAGTCCACCACACTTTCTAATAAGTTGCTGCAAGACCACTTCATTCTCCATATTATCAACAGAAAAAAATGGACTTGGTACCTATAGGTCAAAAAATCAATTATATTAGGTTCACATATTTCAAGTTGGGACATATAAAGTGTGCATCAATTATATTGGAAAATAGCATAAATCTATTATCTTTTTTTAACCGTAGTTATCTTTGTATTTGGCTAACAAGAGGAGCCTCCACGTCAATTCTCAAGGCTTAGAAATTACCTCATTAATTGGAGAAAATAAAATCAATGTGCCCATATACATATTAATAAATTATCCACCGCTGCCATTAGGTTAAAAGTAGCCTAGAGTACCCTTTACACATGCTAATAAATTATccactgcaaaaaaaaaaaattaatctaATATACCTTTTATAGCTGTTTGCCAGTTTCCCTATTACCCTTATAATGgtttagataaaaaaaaacaaatagagaTATCATAGTACAACAATACACATCTGGAaaaaaaaagcaagcaacatGCATGCGAATACACTCAGGCCTTAGCTAAGTATTGGTTTCAAATACAACAGCAGATACATGTGGCACAACAAAATAACAAGTCAACAAGGCAGGACTGCATACAGGGTCAGTCCATGCATTCAAGGTAACAAGATAAAGAATGCGGGTTTGGAATGACATTGGGACTCAAAAGATATTTGGTTGTGCGTGTAAAATCTTGATTGTTGAGTCAACTAATTGTGAAAAAACCATGTGAACATAAATATAAGCAATGTCTAGATGAGCAACGTCTATTTTCATTTATTCTCTTGTactcaagaaaataaatattatccGCCACGTTGGCAAACATCTTTTTTTTAAAAGATCCAGGAACATGTTGTTCCAGCAAATATTAATAAGAGAATTGGCCCAGTTTACGAGAGAAACCGGGCCCAAAAACCATACTACCTATAACTAGTAACAAGTGATGGAGCTCATCGAGTGCTATCGTTGCTACGAGCTTCGACATAACATCGACTCAGCGCCATGGGTGGCGGCCGCTGCCGCCCTACGCCAAACTCAACAACTAAAGGAGCTCCAATAGCTTTAACATACACACACTCAAGCTTATCCTTTCAGTTAAGATGGTGTCGCCAAGTCAAGGAAGGCAAATATGGAAAGTTTGCATAGGTGTCATGAGAAAGTGAGTGCAAAATATTAGGGCATCGGGGCCTTTGAGATGGTTAAATTTGCAAACATCAGTGAGTCATGCCCTATGAGGTGTGCAAGGGTGTTAGTCAAATTGGTCCTCAAAATTGGACGTGGATGGTTGCCGGTGTGGGCCTCAATACTTGGGGTGATGGGTCAGTGGACGCATGTGACCATTGCAAAGCTAGTGTTGACCTAAGGCTCAAAGGCAAGGCGAATGGTATCCAAGTACAACCTTACTCAAGATAACAGTCCTAACATTGTGAAAAGCTTGGTGAGGGACAAATCATCACATGCTACCTTTGTCACGAAGGGAAAAAGTCATACGAGTGCAAGACAAAGtagggaaaaagaaaagaagaagctcTCCAAGTCCAACAAGCCTTACTTGAAGTTTGGCAAAAAGTAAAGCACACCCTTCCTCTTGATGAACAACAAAAAGGTAATGGTTCACAAGGTCAACAAGCAATGCAAGATGTGGAACCAACCTATTTGGTTGCCTAAGGATACCATCACTAGCGGGAAGGGTTTCATGGAAAATTGGGTTCACAAGGCAGCTTAGAGCAAGAAGGGCTCTGAAGGATTTGGAGACTTGGTAGACATTACTAGATGTAACAAATATGGGCTCTTAGACATATTCATATTGTGGTTTTGGTGTACTAGGACTAACATATGTGTTAAAATGTATTAAATAGGCTCTAATATGTCCCACTGATACAAGGAAACAAGTGCataaaaaggagaagaaatagtGTCAAACGAAGCAAGTGTGCAGAACATGCACACGGCTTAATAACTGCTAATCTAACGGTAAAAAGACCACCTGATGATATGGCGGTAGCGAAAAGGCACCATCAGACCATCTGGTGACTGATGAAAAAGCTGAAGTTGGTTCCCACATCTTCCTTATTGTAGTTGGAGTACGAGGATGCTAGAATCTTGGACAAGTAATTCTACACTCCATCCACCCTCCAAGGTCAGATCATCTTTGTGAGGGTTTGGCCTTGTAGCTTGAGAACTTGAGTGATTGGCTTAGTGCCATTGTACCTTGGTGGTGCCGGATCACTTGGAGTCTTGGTGCCTCTCCGGCAACGTCGATTACCCTCTGAGCTTGGTGTGGAGTGCAGGAGACTTGTTGTGCGGGAGACGATGAGGCTCCTACATTGGTGGAGAAGCTCCGTAGTAAAGATGATAGCAAGGCGACTGGGAGAGTCGGGCAGCAAGTGGTTCATGGcacttgtcttggttggtggtaGCCTTTGTGGCTTACCAAACACTGACCAGCATAAGGCTGCTGATCGGGAGCATATCCTTTGTGGAGCTCCAACATGGACTAGTTGTTGCACTTTGGCAACCAATGTAATGGGATAAATCATCATCTCAAGAGTTTGTCCTCTCTAACCCTTCATCTTTACTTGCCGCATTCACTGCTTCCACTTGTACTTGACTTGTGTGATCTTTACCTTCCTACATTACATtatgctagttgataggattggctCTACCATACAAAACTCTTGTGGATTAAGGGTAAATTAGAGCACACTAGAAAAACCTTACATGAAGATCATGCTAGAACTAAATTATCGCTTTTTCTAGTGGTAATTTTATTTGAGCCCTAGGTTTTAGGTTTTTTGGAAGGCACCCAATTCAACCCTCCACTTGGGAGCTCACAGTCCTTTCACTGGCCAACCTAAAGTGCATAACTTTTCTGCATTAGAGATAGAAATCACATAGAAAAACCtagtgcacatctagatagacTTGTGTGGGTTTTTAGATGTGCAAAATGAACCGTATTTTTTTAGTGACTCTAATTCAAACACCCTCTTAGGGCATCATAATTCCAGTAGTATGGAGAAGACATTCATCTCTTGTATTTGTGTGTCTTTCTATTGTCTATACATGTTTGTTTACCCTCTTTCGTGCTTGCTTGCTTGTTGTTATTATGTGCTACAACTAGCATTGTTACTCACATAGTATGATACAGTGTGCTTCACCGCTAGGTGTGCACATGCTTAATTCAGTTTCATCTTTACTCGCCTGGTATGATAGGGCGTGTTTCAATTCAATTCTTTTCAATGCAGCCTTTTCCATTGATTTCTGTAAGCTATCTAGTGCCACGAGCGTGCATCAACCAAACCTAGACTGATCACTATGTCAATTTACTAACTTTTATCCACCTTTATAGTATGGTTGAAGCCTAGCAATACCTAGACTACTCTAAGTATCCTTcatccctttatgatatttagATCTAGAAGAGCATCAATCTTCACATCCACATCAATTGATTGCTCCACAATTCAAATAAGGACCTAAGACGCCCAAGATTACTGTGACTTGGATATGTCTTCAAAATAAACTTTTTAGTTACAACAATACGGTTGTCATTAATCAACAAAACACTTACCACTTTCCTAAGGGTCGAAATCGAAATGTTTATATCTAGGCAACCATGAGAGATTTTGTCATGTGGGGCTGCCGTAGGCGCATGTGTCCAGCGCTGGATGTGGTCACCATGCACTCCTCAGATTGAGACACATGCGCCTACGGCAGCCCCACATGACAGATTTTATGTTTGTAATAAGATGCATAAAGTACAATATGTCAATGGGGGAACAATAGTGTTGGAAACTATCATTTGACTAGCTAAACGCACCTTCATTTTGAAGAGATCAATGGCTGCCTCGACACTTAAAGCTTTGACATTAAAGACAAGATCTTTTCTGTCCGCACAGTGGAAGGCAaatttttcttcatttgtaataACGATAATAACACTTTCAGTAGGTCTTGATAGCAAGGCAGCTCGTATCTTGCCCCATTCTTGTGTGAGCTGTAGATCTAGATCATCAATAACGACAAGGCACCTGTGATCTTTTAGAAGGTTGCGACACTGTTCAACAGGGCCTATAGCTTCATTTGAATGTGAATTAAACTGGAAAAGTAGGCTCCGAGAGAAATCCTTTAAATTGAATGGATGGGATATGTTCACCCAACCATGCTCCTCAAATAGGTGTGCCATTTCGTGGTACAAATTTCTAACAAGAGCAGATTTCCCAGATCCAGGTATCCCCCACACGGACATCACATGCAATTCATTTATACGTGCTTTAGCTAGATACCCAGGAAGTTGATTGATATCTGATGTGCGTCCAATTAGGGCATTATTAGCAGGTACCTGGCGGGAAAAGTTGATTGTTCAATTGTTCACCAAAAATATAGGAATTTGACAATTAAATAGTTGCGAAATAACAGACAATATGGATTATAATATTTTGTTTATCTCATATTCTAAAACAACAATTAAAAATAATATGAATCATACATTGGCCGTTGCAAATCAAAATGTTGAGCTTGAATCAGACAAATGTGCTTTACATTTTAATGTATTGACAACATTCACGTACAGAATTAATTTGGCATTGACATATACGGAGTATAAGcgtatttatattttttataatattaGTATATTTTTCATCAAATAATTTAACATCAATATTTTTCCTTTCATAAGTTTTTGGAAGACTAGTGCCAACTGCTTTGTTTTGGTGACTGTATACTTACATCAAAACAGCAGGAAGAAGATAATTGAGAGAGACATTTCTTTTTTTGTCAGAAGTGACTCGTGTTGTTCAGCCTTA
This sequence is a window from Miscanthus floridulus cultivar M001 chromosome 10, ASM1932011v1, whole genome shotgun sequence. Protein-coding genes within it:
- the LOC136486663 gene encoding cysteine-rich receptor-like protein kinase 26, which translates into the protein MKEITRDFSPEREVGHSVFGTVYKGVLPEGGRMIAVKRLAENAPVPSGMTFATEVTNLMALKHQNIVELVHYCHEAQKKVIQHNGRYVIVEMTEICLCYEYLPKGSLDKYLDADISSIDWDTRFKIIKGICQGLHFLHNNKELDGSLVHMNLVPNSIWLDDNWVPKIADFGLSRLFGQEKTRTYTVNVKGHNGYMTPEYLYRGEISTMSDIYSLGMFIIEIATGVKNYAGPEDRAARKFVDDVHQNWKTDEQIIYKYLSLDANGLNQVKTCILIGLKCVEVDRKKRPSIVDIVDKLSGKFVPIFEQVSPSQHA
- the LOC136486660 gene encoding disease resistance protein Pik-2-like; this encodes MMQSFLSSTTKNVTNNVVGTFVAQVLDLAYDVEDSIEFVVHLDTMSESDLWCRMIPACMRPPLPLDEAVGIIAQMKVRVQDVIQRKERYTLISDSGGPNPVMKMKQLHNVSSSFDMLAEAGSSAMNQRDMDALTKLVTKRGSHRQVVSVWALGGDHGAACKSIIRKAYDNPKIWQDFSCRAWVKLGSPFNLPEFCRSLTDQFRGAGPVKDDHIADEFEEQVNNRQYLLVLEDLSTKEDWGVIIEKLPDKSNSSCIVVLTEQFQVASFCTGLRYIQHFWADYSVCTFYEEVPANNALIGRTSDINQLPGYLAKARINELHVMSVWGIPGSGKSALVRNLYHEMAHLFEEHGWVNISHPFNLKDFSRSLLFQFNSHSNEAIGPVEQCRNLLKDHRCLVVIDDLDLQLTQEWGKIRAALLSRPTESVIIVITNEEKFAFHCADRKDLVFNVKALSVEAAIDLFKMKVPSPFFSVDNMENEVVLQQLIRKCGGLPKVIVALAEILSPVYNWGEKASMLNDNFVLNLETMPESDCLHGLFSWMQSYFDALPMHFRKLVAYLLIFPGHSSTRRRRLVMRWGAEGYSTDSESYTADENGEEHFSGLVNQAMIQPPPLTTITNMRMVSFKVNAIFREYMISRPLKENIATAIELFVLKGTCSPTSRLRGRHLVIEQSWTRDRIVFGKIDFSRLRSLTVFGQWESFFISEGMKVLRVLDLEDASGVTNKDLQNILKLLPRLKFLSLRGCSEISYLPSSVGQLGQLQMLDIRYTSIVTTPASITKLKKLQYIRAGPVFSPEDPSAHRSVALKFSDLRRCHQLVGVKVMTGIGKLTALHTLGVINVGSAGGKGILKELKNLTQLHKLGVSGVSRKNGKVFCSAVSCHSRLESLAVWLRNDSQNCLDYMVVPVFANELQSLKLYGHVEKLPRWIKELYNLKKLNLELDTLSNNDMKVLGDLQQLCVLRFRVKPPHDGNINFNVVVEGEEDHSYKNIKILEIASASNLHLTFGSRTMKNLELLTAGCCNNGSQLQFDGLNHLSKL